The Cynocephalus volans isolate mCynVol1 chromosome 2, mCynVol1.pri, whole genome shotgun sequence genome window below encodes:
- the CTSB gene encoding cathepsin B isoform X1 — MWQLLAPLCCLLVLTSARSRPSFHPLSDELVNYVNKQNTTWQAGHNFHNVDMSYLKRLCGTFLGGPKPPQRVLFAEDMDLPESFDAREQWPNCPTIKEIRDQGSCGSCWAFGAVEAISDRVCIHTNGHISVEVSAEDLLTCCGGQCGEGCNGGYPSAAWNFWTRKGLVSGGLYDSHVGCRPYSIPPCEHHVNGSRPACTGEGDTPKCSKTCEPGYTPTYKEDKHYGYSSYSVSSTEKDIMAEIYKNGPVEGAFSVYSDFLLYKSGVYQHITGDMIGGHAIRILGWGVENGNPYWLVANSWNTDWGDNGFFKILRGQDHCGIESEIVAGIPRTEQYWEKI; from the exons ATGTGGCAGCTCTTGGCccccctctgctgcctgctggtgCTGACCAGTGCCCGGAGCAGGCCCTCCTTCCACCCCCTGTCAGACGAGCTGGTCAACTATGTCAACAAACAGAATACAACGTGGCAG GCCGGACACAACTTCCACAATGTGGACATGAGCTACCTGAAGAGGCTGTGTGGCACCTTCCTGGGTGGGCCCAAGCCACCCCAGAG AGTTCTCTTTGCTGAGGACATGGACCTGCCTGAGAGCTTCGATGCACGGGAGCAGTGGCCAAACTGTCCAACCATCAAAGAGATCAGAGACCAGGGTTCCTGTGGCTCCTGCTGG GCATTTGGGGCTGTAGAAGCCATTTCTGACCGGGTCTGCATCCACACGAATGGACACATCAGCGTGGAGGTGTCTGCGGAGGACCTGCTCACCTGCTGTGGCGGCCAGTGTGGAGAGGG CTGCAACGGCGGCTATCCCTCTGCAGCTTGGAACTTCTGGACAAGAAAAGGCCTGGTTTCCGGTGGCCTGTATGACTCCCATGTAG GCTGCAGACCCTACTCCATCCCTCCTTGTGAGCACCATGTGAATGGCTCCCGGCCTGCGTGCACCGGGGAGGGAGACACTCCCAAGTGCAGCAAGACCTGCGAGCCCGGCTACACTCCGACCTACAAAGAGGACAAGCACTACG GATACAGCTCCTACAGCGTCTCCAGCACGGAGAAGGACATCATGGCAGAGATCTACAAGAATGGCCCCGTGGAGGGAGCCTTCTCAGTGTATTCAGACTTCCTGCTGTATAAGTCAG GAGTGTACCAGCACATCACTGGAGACATGATAGGCGGCCATGCTATCCGCATCCTGGGCTGGGGAGTGGAGAATGGCAACCCCTACTGGCTGGTGGCCAACTCCTGGAACACTGACTGGGGTGACAATG GcttttttaaaatcctcagaGGACAGGATCACTGTGGAATCGAATCAGAAATTGTGGCTGGAATTCCACGCACTGAGCAGTACTGGGAAAAGATCTAA
- the CTSB gene encoding cathepsin B isoform X3, producing MHGSSGQTVQPSKRSETRVPVAPAGCNGGYPSAAWNFWTRKGLVSGGLYDSHVGCRPYSIPPCEHHVNGSRPACTGEGDTPKCSKTCEPGYTPTYKEDKHYGYSSYSVSSTEKDIMAEIYKNGPVEGAFSVYSDFLLYKSGVYQHITGDMIGGHAIRILGWGVENGNPYWLVANSWNTDWGDNGFFKILRGQDHCGIESEIVAGIPRTEQYWEKI from the exons ATGCACGGGAGCAGTGGCCAAACTGTCCAACCATCAAAGAGATCAGAGACCAGGGTTCCTGTGGCTCCTGCTGG CTGCAACGGCGGCTATCCCTCTGCAGCTTGGAACTTCTGGACAAGAAAAGGCCTGGTTTCCGGTGGCCTGTATGACTCCCATGTAG GCTGCAGACCCTACTCCATCCCTCCTTGTGAGCACCATGTGAATGGCTCCCGGCCTGCGTGCACCGGGGAGGGAGACACTCCCAAGTGCAGCAAGACCTGCGAGCCCGGCTACACTCCGACCTACAAAGAGGACAAGCACTACG GATACAGCTCCTACAGCGTCTCCAGCACGGAGAAGGACATCATGGCAGAGATCTACAAGAATGGCCCCGTGGAGGGAGCCTTCTCAGTGTATTCAGACTTCCTGCTGTATAAGTCAG GAGTGTACCAGCACATCACTGGAGACATGATAGGCGGCCATGCTATCCGCATCCTGGGCTGGGGAGTGGAGAATGGCAACCCCTACTGGCTGGTGGCCAACTCCTGGAACACTGACTGGGGTGACAATG GcttttttaaaatcctcagaGGACAGGATCACTGTGGAATCGAATCAGAAATTGTGGCTGGAATTCCACGCACTGAGCAGTACTGGGAAAAGATCTAA
- the CTSB gene encoding cathepsin B isoform X2, whose product MSYLKRLCGTFLGGPKPPQRVLFAEDMDLPESFDAREQWPNCPTIKEIRDQGSCGSCWAFGAVEAISDRVCIHTNGHISVEVSAEDLLTCCGGQCGEGCNGGYPSAAWNFWTRKGLVSGGLYDSHVGCRPYSIPPCEHHVNGSRPACTGEGDTPKCSKTCEPGYTPTYKEDKHYGYSSYSVSSTEKDIMAEIYKNGPVEGAFSVYSDFLLYKSGVYQHITGDMIGGHAIRILGWGVENGNPYWLVANSWNTDWGDNGFFKILRGQDHCGIESEIVAGIPRTEQYWEKI is encoded by the exons ATGAGCTACCTGAAGAGGCTGTGTGGCACCTTCCTGGGTGGGCCCAAGCCACCCCAGAG AGTTCTCTTTGCTGAGGACATGGACCTGCCTGAGAGCTTCGATGCACGGGAGCAGTGGCCAAACTGTCCAACCATCAAAGAGATCAGAGACCAGGGTTCCTGTGGCTCCTGCTGG GCATTTGGGGCTGTAGAAGCCATTTCTGACCGGGTCTGCATCCACACGAATGGACACATCAGCGTGGAGGTGTCTGCGGAGGACCTGCTCACCTGCTGTGGCGGCCAGTGTGGAGAGGG CTGCAACGGCGGCTATCCCTCTGCAGCTTGGAACTTCTGGACAAGAAAAGGCCTGGTTTCCGGTGGCCTGTATGACTCCCATGTAG GCTGCAGACCCTACTCCATCCCTCCTTGTGAGCACCATGTGAATGGCTCCCGGCCTGCGTGCACCGGGGAGGGAGACACTCCCAAGTGCAGCAAGACCTGCGAGCCCGGCTACACTCCGACCTACAAAGAGGACAAGCACTACG GATACAGCTCCTACAGCGTCTCCAGCACGGAGAAGGACATCATGGCAGAGATCTACAAGAATGGCCCCGTGGAGGGAGCCTTCTCAGTGTATTCAGACTTCCTGCTGTATAAGTCAG GAGTGTACCAGCACATCACTGGAGACATGATAGGCGGCCATGCTATCCGCATCCTGGGCTGGGGAGTGGAGAATGGCAACCCCTACTGGCTGGTGGCCAACTCCTGGAACACTGACTGGGGTGACAATG GcttttttaaaatcctcagaGGACAGGATCACTGTGGAATCGAATCAGAAATTGTGGCTGGAATTCCACGCACTGAGCAGTACTGGGAAAAGATCTAA